In the genome of Caenorhabditis elegans chromosome IV, the window ttatttttccctatttaatttctttttttcacaaataaaaataaactttggaaaatttattattcACAGTAAACAGTATAATCTACTATTATTCATCAGCGAAACAAAAATGGAATCCGtaacttttttcatataaCACAAAAAACGGGAAGGGGGGTGAACCGCAGCAGCATAAGCCTtaagaagaaaacgaaaaaaaaaaaaacattttagagaTATGTGAGAGGGAAACACTTTTAAGTGGGGATTGATTGCTAAAGCTGGAATTATCAGATGATGGGGGGAGGAGGcggtagaagaagaagaagtattTACCTAGAAAAGATTaatttaagaattaaaaagaggagaaaaaaccagattttGTTGGTCACAAGGCGGAAAGAGGCACAATTAGTGTGTGAGTAGAACAACCGGAGATTATGCGGGCGGGAATaaataattaacttttttttttggaaaagaacaATTTAAGAATAGAAAGTCAAGACGGATTGTTGATTTCCGCGAACGAGGAGTACTGGAGGCAAGTTTCGAGTCATCACTTCCAGCCACGACATGTACAATGATGAGCTAACCATTCCTTTGCGTGGTACTGGTAGAgtcctgaaattaaatttacatatttatatattttatagtcagacagtttcaaaaacttacatcaCAATAAGATCTGCATTTATCGAATGCTCATTCAGAAGCTCTCCAGCTCTCAACTGCCGATACGTCTTGTCTCGTTGAGCACTCAACTCCGACTTCGTCGTCATTCCAATCGGACAGCTTCCGTCCTGCGCGATGAACGGATCGATTACCGATTGCCACGTGTTCATCGTCTCCTGACGCGGCTTCTTGCCAATATCAGCGATGACGTAGACATCCGAATAATCGATTCGGAATTTCGACAAAAGAGCCGCCATTCCACGTTGCTCTTGTTCCATCGTTCGGGATGACGTGGAGATGGTGAAGATCCGAAGGCGGGCACCTTCCAGATAGCTTTTCGGTATGGCGAGAAGGTGTGGGATGAGAAGAGTGAGACCTCCGTCATCATACAACCACCAAACGTCGATGGTTCCctggaaatttaatattgGAGACGAGGCTCTTTCGAAGAGCAGTACCGCATAGAAATCGAGGCGGAGCGTAATTTTGCAACcatgcggcacggttttttcttcattttttaaagcccgttttctactgtttttttgtcgatttttttcaatttttggtttaactTGCTTTATTCTCATTTCAATcggaaaatgagaataaaataaataaaaccgaaattttattgaaagaaaaaaaaaagtagaaaacgggctttttaaaaaatgaggaaaaaccgtgccgcagggcTGCGAaattacgctccgcctctttttctgtgcgccGACGCTGCTTTTTTTGTCGCAAAATCTACCTTCTTGACCTTCCGATTGAAGCGCTGAATTGACGAGAGAAGCGCCTTCTGCTCAACAGTATGACGTCGAGATCTGAATATTTTCACATATTTCCCGAGCCTCTAAATTTTCCTGGCTCACCCTCTCCGCCTCAACGAGAAATGTCGCTTTTCCTGCTCATCAATAACGCCCAACTCGACATCATCTTCCTTCTGATGCTCATCATCAGCTCCAGATTCTTCTCCATCATTATCATTATCATCATCGCCATCTGCGTCTTCTTGATTCTCATCTGATACGTAtgtttcgttgattgagatgGATGCTGAAAATGGGCagaaaatgagagagagagtgaggaTGATGGGGTTACGATTACGACGacaattcagttttttaaaacaatataccgtatttcttctattaatatagctgcaatactatttttcgatggtcttcccgcttgcaatactaatagggagtgcaatactaattttcagaacattttttctgactttgagcttactagtttttttctgaaaaagcttgaatcttatgtaaaaattcagaaaatttgattttaattgtaacatgtaagttcaaaaacttcaatctcgtataaatgttgtgaaaaactgttgcaaaataggcaaatttttttgttgaaatcctgaagTTAACAAGACGGGCctgcaataaaaaagagtaaacgcacgactaatagggagtgccatactaattttcggaaggtctccgaggggcaatactaataggaagtgcaagtctaatagggaggccatattaatagaagatatacggtatCAACATGTGAATTCCGCAAGgcacagttttcaaaaaaaaaggcggAGCGAaggttttgcaaatttgcgGCGCGGGTTATttcatgtcgatttacgaagaTTTTTGTACTACACACGGACACGGACAAGCTGTGAATTGTTTTTTCGCatagttttacaatttttgccttaaaatcttatttttctaGCCAACTCTTATTGCATTTAACATTAAAATggcctttttattttttatttcccatgtttcaggtgaaaattgagagtttaactcgaaatatgtattttaaaaataaatgtagacCTTTGAAGtgttaattgcaaaaaaaatatcaaaaaaccgcaaaactctgctaaaaaaattaaattcagacttgtccgtgtggagtacaaaATCCTTCGTAAATCAACATGCATGCCGCGGGCTTGCAAAATCGAGCTCCACCTCCCTTTTcagcgaaattcaaattttgagaaaaatccacttttttccatttttttttcgaatatctGGAACTGGGATTCATGCTTCACAACAGTTACACAACACTTTTACGACAATTTGTCCGAACCATTAATATAAAAAGCATTAATCCGCTGGAACATTTCAACACTTCGGCAACTACCCCGATATGATAGACGAGCtgctgaattgaaattttattgattttttttttggttttctatgCGTGTTCTGAAACGTTTAGAGCACGCAACTGCTCAAAAACTTACAAGAACCATCGTCTCCTGACTTGTCAGTTCTCGCTGTCTCGTCTTTTTCGATTAAATGAACCGTTTCCGGCGAGTTTTCAttcgttttctctttttctttctcctTCTCCTCAATCGGTGGAACATTTAATCGATTCGGTTCAATaagattcaaatttctcattgCTTCAGAAAAGTCGAGACCGACTTGGCCATTTCGTAGAACACACATTGCCATATTCCAGTCGAAAACGTCTCTGAAAATaggtgaaattaaaaattaaccaaaaaaaaaaaccaactgaaTAGTTCCAAAATATTCGTTCATCTCGTTCAAATTCGTCTCCGTCGGTCCTCCTTTATACCAGTTCGATTTGAATCCCATCAAAACTATATTCGGCTTCATCTTCGCGATTCCAGTGAGTTGGATCAACGATTGAGCACCTTTCCGGAAATTCGAGTTGGCGACAGCACGGTAGAACGCTTTGAGATGACGTTTTCGAAGCCAGACGTTGATATTCTCGTCGAGACGCTTCATCACCATATAGACACGATCAGATGGCTCATACTGAAGGAAATacattattttggaatttatttaaaggtggactacgctcagtgggaaaaatttctttaaaacatgcctatggggccacaatgaccgaatatcatgataaaaaaattcaaaaaaattttctagattttttgaaaatcgaaaaaatcagttttcatctaattatatttgaatttccgccaattgaatttgttcgatggagcgcgcttgcattattttaattaactgttttattttattctcgttatttgactgattttcttaattttctatgttttttcctcggaaaatgaaagaaataaacaagaaaaatgagaaattatccctaaaaattatctgaaaatgcgtaaaactgctaaaatactaatttctggcttgtatttttttctggcttttgcgtgctccatcgaacaaatccaattggcggaatttcaaaaataattaggtgaaaactgtgatttttccaattttcaaaaaatcatataaaatctagaaaatttttttgaatttttttttaatcatgatattctgTCATTGTGGtcccataggcgtgttttacagcaattttcccactgagcgtagtccacTTTTAACCTTCAACTCACCGGTACGACTTGTCCACAAACCAACAAACTACTTCCTTTCGTAATATTATTGGCGAAATCCACCAAACACGATCGACTCGCCGGATTTCCACTAAGTACCAACACCTGCGGCCTGTAATTCTTCACGTGCTCTTCGGTAGTCGAAAGCTTAATCATAGCGGACAACGCGTTCTTGTAACTGTGTGCCTGTGTCGATGAACCCCAATTAACATCGGGTTTTCTATGCAATAAATACATGAAAATGGCTCCAAAACAGAAGAAAGTGACGAGAGCCGAGAACCAATCGATGATGAACATGACAAAGACACAGAGAAGTGCTCCGACGAGGGAGATCCACATGTTGTAGTAGGTGAAGCCCGGTCGGAAGCCCGGTGAATCGGCAAAGGACTGATCGAAGCAGGCGTAGTTTATCAGAGCGTAGGAGCCGAGGAAGAAGTTCGAAATGATTGGAGCAATCACGTTCAGGTCACCTGcaaataatgatttttcattaaaattaaaactcagAAAATTACTGTTGAAATTGAACGATCGATtcgtgaattttgcaaaaagagaggcggagcgtaattTCGCAACACTGCGGCACAGTGtttccacttttttgtttattttttactcGTGTGCCGCATGGTTGCAAaattacgctccgcctctttttctgtgcggcgcttttgcaaaattcatgaATTAATTCCCAGATCGATCATTCAGCAGAAtatctttttctgaaaaatctcagCTACCAATTGCAACGATCCCCATCGCCAAGAAAAATCCGAGAACATATGCTCTCTTTGGTTCCTCATTCTTTCCATAAGTCTTCGCAAAATAGTCGATTCTCGGGAAAAGCCGATCTTTGCAGACCGCCTGGAACACCTTCGGAGCACTGACAAGACTGGCGAGAGCAGAGGATAGAGTTGCGGCAAAGATTCCAGCAGTGATGAGAGGACCCCAGAAGGATGACATTTCGACGACCTGAAAGTAGTGAGGAATTGAGAATTAATACAATAaagattataaaaattctcaaattgatccaaattttcaattttctcgattttcttttgCGATATTTCGGAATTTGAATCCAGTTTCAGCATTTCAGGGTACTCTCAGTACCTGATAATAAGAAACCAATCCAAACGGACAATCCGGCGTGCAATCTGGTGGAACAAAATACGAATTATTGAAGACAGCCGGCTCTGTTCCATTTGAAAACGCAACTACAGTACTTCCAGTCATCCAAACTGTTAACAAATAGACGATAGTTGTGACAAGAATTGCCAGAAGTGTTCCAAGTGGGATGGCTTGTTGAGGATTCGCTAGATCTCCACTAATGTTCGCGCCGGCCATAATTCCAGTGGCAGCGGGGAAATAGACGGAGAATACTGAGAAGAAAGTGttgttttcagtgaaatgTGGCATAAAGTTGGATTGTAGAGTATCCAGTGAATATCCAGTTGCACCTCGATTCATTGCAATCTCATTTGGCGGGAAGAACGATCCGAAGACGTAGTTGGCGATGGAAACGAGCAGAATCACGAGGAGTCCAAGCTGCATTTTCGATTCAAACTCGGAGCCAATGAACACAATTCCCATGAGAATCACGCATGtcactggaaaaattaaaaatcaggGCTTcccctaaaaaattaaatattgttttacCGAATCCAATAACACGAACATCCCAAAGACCTCCATCAAATATCGTTCCAATATTATAGTCGATGAGAACATCACGAAACGATTCGGCGAAACCGACGATATACATTGCTGCACCGACTGCATTTGCAATTGAGAAAATGATTCCAATAGAGCCACCGAATTCAGGACCAAGTGAACGGGAAATCTGGAAGAATAGTGGGGTTATTTGAGTGATTTTTCTcctatttcttgttttttttctctttttacgccgtatttttaaaataaaaagggaaaaaaatgaaaaagaagcgataaaaatcgagttttccgcctgttttcgaGAGATCGTTGCGAGACCTGACGGGCGCGTAAatccatgcgcctttaattttttgatttttatgtgacgcaaaattttgaatttcaatcgatttttgttgtGTCTTCGAGGCGGGACAAGGAGGAGAAGACGAGTAGTTTATTATTACATTAAACTAAGGAATAAATAAGTTAGTTCATGAGTTCACGTTGTACGATCTTCTTAGCCACGTCGTGGGTCAATACACGTTGATAcccaacaattttcattgattttcgcTCATTTAAAAGGAAATTAGAAGAGTTTCGTATTAAAAAATGGCGGATCAAAGATGCGGCGAGGTTTTAGACATGTCGGTTTACGGGGGACACATGGACAAGCtggaatatgttttttttctcgttttcggactatttttgcacatttttaaatgtgaaaaagcgatattttgccaattttaaatgttaaatttgcaaaaatagatcaaaaaccctgaaaataattaattatccTACCAAAAAATACGCGCCACCGCCCTTCACATCTCCATTCGTACAAATTGCACACGTGGAAAGTGCCGTAATCGTTGTGACGACAGAAGCCAGCAGAACAATACAGGAACCCAGTCCAACGCCAGCTTGACCAGAAACCCAACTGACACGAAGATAAAGCATAACTCCGAAGATATTCAGGAGACATCTGACGAATACTCCCTGAATCCAACCGAATTTCACTCGATTTTGCGATGGAGGCGCGTGCATTTTCTCCATTCGATACTCGTTTTTCGTCTCGTGAACTGGAGAATCTTCGAGATGGTGGTGTTGagcctgaaatttgtttttttattttaattatttaaatcgTTAAACAATTTAATTGCACATGAATCATTGATTGGACAGTTAGAAGGGAGGAATCAGAGATCGGCTAAAACTTAGGTGAAAAGCCCCGAAATAGAGAGTTGAACATAAAAAAGCTATCGAAAATTATAAGTTTCCTTATGCATTTTATGCATTTCCTGCAGTTTTTGTTGATTAATCCGCTTTTTCCGCTCAAAATCTCGCCTCTCTTGGTCCTCCTTACTAAGGAGATTTAACCCAATAACCTTGGCCAACTGAGCCGTTTCcggctttttctgaaacaaaatttcaggaattttcggcaatattCGCGGAAATCTCtgcaaaaatcaacttttccgCGTACATTCAACTCCTCAAATCCGAGATCTTGCTCTTTGTGCTCTTTTCCATGAATAAGTTGAGCCATCGAAGGCCTGTTGAACACCCCATCTGTATCAATCGAATTccgataaaaatcgataatcggCGGATGCTCTATCGTCTTCATATTTCTCCAACTTTTCATATTGAACGTTGTCTGATTCTCGTGTGTTATATTTCGTTTCTCGTCGCCATCCTCCGACATGCTACCGGAATCCTTGTCTCCAACAGAGAAATGTACTCCTTTAGCACGTGAAGCCGGCGATTTTTCCGCCGGCGGATCTATCGGAACATCAATACCAAGTTCATCAGCGACTTCAGCGACGAGTTGACCCGGATTTGTGTCAGAGGTTACCTGAAAAtacggaaaataaaaaaaaatttgcctcAAAATCCACCAAATTTTGCTTAGAACCTACCATAAATCTTCCAGTGGCACTCATTTTTCTCGTCACAAGCGTCACTGCTTCATGATTTTGAGTCGGAGGAGGCGGCTCActgccactttttaattttcgtaaATTGTCGTCGCTGGTTTTCTCGTCCTCGTCAGTTTTACTGACCtgaaacttggaaattattaattaaaagctgcttaaaatcattaaaatacCTCAAACCGACTGTTCGAAACCCCGGGAGGTTcgttttccattgaaaaatatttaaaaatcgaatttttagagaGGAAAATGCGTTGGAAATTGTGTGAAagaatttcgaaaagaaaattcgCGAAAAACTACCGTAGTCAAAAAAGTCGGCGTGAGACCCAAGTTGTGAGGGGAGGCATGCGCCTTTGAAAGTTACGGtaggtaatttttatttaatgtttATTTACGTTTTAAAGTGACAAAATAGAATTTAAACatacagttttatttttaaaaaattttaaaaataaaccacaattttttaaaactcaaaaccCACCTGAAACCTGGCCGACGAGACGCGATTCATCTCGACAACCTCTTCTGACACAACACCAACAACGGACAAGAGTTTCTGCTTTTCATCCGTCCCATTTTCTCCATTTCCATTCATCTGGACGACTCCAGCCGcctgcaaaattgaaataagaTCAGATTTCAGgcgtgagagagagagagagatgaaaatgaaattttctcgaaaaagaaacaaaaaaatgaaaaaaattggaaaattatgagAATTATTTACATGAGAATTAtgagcagaaaaaaattattaattcatataaatttataaCAATCAGAAGGgggagaaaaatatatatgacgTAGGCTAAAAATCATGACGACTGGGCGGAGCtgatcgaagaaaaaaaaaaagaaaaatgtctcAATTGTTATgctaaataatattttttcaatgcgaaaattttaagagatgacgcagaaaattctgaacattCAAAACTATGACCTAATTgattaaaaactgataaacaataatttttcaaatgcattCAAGACCGGGAAATTGTCTTATCGCTAAAGATATGCTACTCCCACACCCACACACACAAGTAATTGACGTGgcatttgaacttttccagTGTGAGAAAATGATGTTATGTAgattggaaaataataataaatatagAACGGAAAATCCAGAAAGTTCCCTTTTTTACGAGCAATGCATCACCATTTTCTCAGGAATTATtgtagaaattcaaatttctctcaGCAGAGCGCGTTTGCAGGGTAATTAATGGGCTTGGCTCCCTGGGTTCAAGTACCTCTTGAACCAACTAAGGAAAATCTGGGTTAAAAAGCAAACACAAAAGTACAAAGGTCGTATAatgtaaaatatttgaaaaaaattggtaaagaaatttctgtttcagaaaattttcaagttttgaaaattgaaaattacgaaGAGAAGAACTATCAAAACAATAACGTTAAATTTTTactatcaggttgtcccataagtttttgtactattttttttttgaaaaaaatttatttctctcaagcgacaagtagtactattcacacaagtattcaccattagtgtccaccacttgttgccatttactaggtaacatcatgatgccacgggagaagaaatccggcgaacgcgatgagaagaaagtggagagttcagttttgagatgctcttcgtcgtcgaattgcttgtcgcgcatgtagtcactgagagacaagaacaaatggtagtcggttggtgcaagatctggagaatatggtggatgcggtaaaacagtccaaccaagatcttgcagcttttggaaagtcttcttggcgacatgaggcctagcattatcgtgaagaaaatatagtttttcatattttccgttggtcttttctgcaactcggtccaattgggcacaatagtaatcagcagtgatagttttattagttggcaacaattcccagtgcacgggtccttgaacaccccaccagacacagatcataatcttttttgggtgaagatcaggctttggcgtcggtattcctttctcaccgatcggaagccattgacgttttctggaatggttaacatagagcacccacttctcatctccagtaaccagattgttcagccaatcgaactttcgacgaaaagttagaagttgagtacaaacgttgacccgagtgagcttctgtgatgccgaaagttcatgaggcacccaaattccaagttttgaagtaaaaccaaggcgacccaagtgacgtgcaattgtgctatgacaacactcaagcttctcttccatttcacgaagactaagacgaggctcttcctccaccagcttcactaggtcttcttcatttaactctaccggtcgcccagaacgttctatttcttcgagactgaagtcgccgttcttgaacttttgaaaccaactctttgttgtattataagagagtgctccctcacccatcgcaccgcatatgtttcgttccgcttccattgctgaatgaccaagacgaaattcataaagaagaagcaatctaacgtctcgacgttcaagtttgatgattgtcatcgtggcaaagtagaaatggatgaaatgaatcttttctgaaaggggacgacccgaccttgacacgacctacgatgaaaaaattttaaaactttctagaagttttggaaaaatatttgaaaaaaagtacaaaaacttatgggacaacctgatattaatagtaaaaattttatattagttttttgaaacggtgaattttttttttttgaaaaaacatgttttttccGGAAACAAATACACTTTCAAATGTACACTAAATATGGACattaatatttataaatattaatATCCATATTTACAAGGGAAGTCTTTGAGGGGGTCCGTAGATTTGGGATTCTCATGTTGAAATTCCAATAGAAGAGTATTCCAGATGatccctccaaaaaatttagctgccccggttgggtttcagcaaagttatgacgttttgaaaattcggtctgaaatttggaattgtttCCAATCGGTTTTTTCCCGACTTcaccaatttttgagcatctCTTGTAGATTTaaacaattgttttcagtttaaataatgtttcaaagaGATGAATGACTAAATTGCTCGAAGTGAGTGAAATCGGCGGAAACTATAAACTTTTTgccgtggagcgcgcttgcactttgattttaaaacttgaattttttgtaaattatgTTTGTAGTTATACTATCGGAATGATGAATCagtaaaaattcattcaaaaatgtttttgaaattttgaaaaaaattctctgtttcacattttctatGAATAAAAAGCTGAGAACGATTTTCTCATTATAATGAatattttggacaaaaaaaccaaaaataaattggtggccgagttttctcatattttctaggccacaaatTCAATAGACGTACAGTCAGCTCACATGATGAAGCTTGTTGTCacaaaacatgagaaaaaatgccaaaaaagtgtgaaaaggGGGCTCACAATGTGAAACATaacaatagaaaataaaaacatttcttttttggtttttcaatagAGATGCATAtacggtttttcaaaaaaaaatttttttttgggttttttaatggaaatgttttattatttattttttaccaaaaaaataacaatgctgaaacagaaaatttttttattgtagaTCTTGTCCTAATGACATTTTTAAGGGCGGGAAGGGGTGAAAAGGATGAGTAGTAGACATTGGACTGAGGACGAGCGAACAACAAATATTGACACTTTCGATATGAAGAGCCAAAAGTATGATGATGGGCTCTTTTGAAATGGAGGAAAACGTATTGGGAttggaggaggaggaggacaCAAATGACAAATGGATTAGGCGTTGAACAAATTGCGGAATTAAATACGAGAACAGGTTGGTCTGTTAAGACCCCCCGCCTTTTTTCAGAGATCAAATGAGAAATGCAGAGAGGTCAATAAAATGATACGGAGGTCTGATAATctgatgaaaaatatttgctcgAAAGATTAAATTTCGAATTCGCGCGCACGTATGCCCCAACCAATCAGCGGAGTGCAATGGGCGTGGCTAGCTGCGCTGATTGGTTTGAGCGCTTCTGCAGTTTTCACagtaaattgttttaaattagaaaCCAAGAATTTGTTCTATATACTATTTTCatttaatgtttcaaagcAAATATAAATTGGTTGGAacagtattaaaatttttacagggGGAACATATAATAGGTTCCGTGTATTTTAAGCGTATACACCGAAATTGTGctcaaatgaaaataattcgTAATGAAATTTCATCTaaaattatctcaaaaattgtttatgcAGGTTTATATTTCCGGAAATGGGGCTAATTTTAAGagatcaatttttgccaaaattggtTTTCTGTTGACTTTAAATGTGTTCTTTTTCCGACTTCTGTAACAcggaaaagttggcaaaatcaaagattttagctttaaattagtcctttttttcaaatttttaaaccattacaatttttttttggcaagtctaaatataaaaaatactaaaatacaTCTTAATCCCgcttaaacttttaaaaactaatattaA includes:
- the nkcc-1 gene encoding Solute carrier family 12 member 1 (Confirmed by transcript evidence), whose amino-acid sequence is MNGNGENGTDEKQKLLSVVGVVSEEVVEMNRVSSARFQVSKTDEDEKTSDDNLRKLKSGSEPPPPTQNHEAVTLVTRKMSATGRFMVTSDTNPGQLVAEVADELGIDVPIDPPAEKSPASRAKGVHFSVGDKDSGSMSEDGDEKRNITHENQTTFNMKSWRNMKTIEHPPIIDFYRNSIDTDGVFNRPSMAQLIHGKEHKEQDLGFEELNKKPETAQLAKVIGLNLLSKEDQERRDFERKKRINQQKLQEMHKMHKETYNFR
- the nkcc-1 gene encoding Solute carrier family 12 member 1 (Confirmed by transcript evidence) gives rise to the protein MWISLVGALLCVFVMFIIDWFSALVTFFCFGAIFMYLLHRKPDVNWGSSTQAHSYKNALSAMIKLSTTEEHVKNYRPQVLVLSGNPASRSCLVDFANNITKGSSLLVCGQVVPYEPSDRVYMVMKRLDENINVWLRKRHLKAFYRAVANSNFRKGAQSLIQLTGIAKMKPNIVLMGFKSNWYKGGPTETNLNEMNEYFGTIQDVFDWNMAMCVLRNGQVGLDFSEAMRNLNLIEPNRLNVPPIEEKEKEKEKTNENSPETVHLIEKDETARTDKSGDDGSSSISINETYVSDENQEDADGDDDNDNDGEESGADDEHQKEDDVELGVIDEQEKRHFSLRRRGSRRHTVEQKALLSSIQRFNRKVKKGTIDVWWLYDDGGLTLLIPHLLAIPKSYLEGARLRIFTISTSSRTMEQEQRGMAALLSKFRIDYSDVYVIADIGKKPRQETMNTWQSVIDPFIAQDGSCPIGMTTKSELSAQRDKTYRQLRAGELLNEHSINADLIVMTLPVPRKGMVSSSLYMSWLEVMTRNLPPVLLVRGNQQSVLTFYS
- the nkcc-1 gene encoding Solute carrier family 12 member 1 (Partially confirmed by transcript evidence), with the translated sequence MNGNGENGTDEKQKLLSVVGVVSEEVVEMNRVSSARFQVSKTDEDEKTSDDNLRKLKSGSEPPPPTQNHEAVTLVTRKMSATGRFMVTSDTNPGQLVAEVADELGIDVPIDPPAEKSPASRAKGVHFSVGDKDSGSMSEDGDEKRNITHENQTTFNMKSWRNMKTIEHPPIIDFYRNSIDTDGVFNRPSMAQLIHGKEHKEQDLGFEELNAQHHHLEDSPVHETKNEYRMEKMHAPPSQNRVKFGWIQGVFVRCLLNIFGVMLYLRVSWVSGQAGVGLGSCIVLLASVVTTITALSTCAICTNGDVKGGGAYFLISRSLGPEFGGSIGIIFSIANAVGAAMYIVGFAESFRDVLIDYNIGTIFDGGLWDVRVIGFVTCVILMGIVFIGSEFESKMQLGLLVILLVSIANYVFGSFFPPNEIAMNRGATGYSLDTLQSNFMPHFTENNTFFSVFSVYFPAATGIMAGANISGDLANPQQAIPLGTLLAILVTTIVYLLTVWMTGSTVVAFSNGTEPAVFNNSYFVPPDCTPDCPFGLVSYYQVVEMSSFWGPLITAGIFAATLSSALASLVSAPKVFQAVCKDRLFPRIDYFAKTYGKNEEPKRAYVLGFFLAMGIVAIGDLNVIAPIISNFFLGSYALINYACFDQSFADSPGFRPGFTYYNMWISLVGALLCVFVMFIIDWFSALVTFFCFGAIFMYLLHRKPDVNWGSSTQAHSYKNALSAMIKLSTTEEHVKNYRPQVLVLSGNPASRSCLVDFANNITKGSSLLVCGQVVPYEPSDRVYMVMKRLDENINVWLRKRHLKAFYRAVANSNFRKGAQSLIQLTGIAKMKPNIVLMGFKSNWYKGGPTETNLNEMNEYFGTIQDVFDWNMAMCVLRNGQVGLDFSEAMRNLNLIEPNRLNVPPIEEKEKEKEKTNENSPETVHLIEKDETARTDKSGDDGSSRLSYRGSCRSVEMFQRINAFYINGSDKLS